A genome region from Nicotiana tabacum cultivar K326 chromosome 13, ASM71507v2, whole genome shotgun sequence includes the following:
- the LOC107767847 gene encoding uncharacterized protein LOC107767847: protein MTQKAVKGKALVDHLVDNPVDREYEPLKTYFPDEEVSFVEKDIAETYEGWRIFFDGAANFKGTSIGAILELLVIGDSDLLVHQVLREWAIKNTKILPYLHCVQDLIKRFMKIIFKHVLRIQNEFVDALATLSSMIQHPDKNFIDPIPIEIRQQPAYCAHVEEKFYENPWFHDIKEYLDKGEYLENATHTQKRKL, encoded by the exons atgactcaaaaggcggtcaagggGAAAGCATTGGTCGATCACCTAGTAGATAACCCCGTAGACAGAGAATATGAACCATTGAAGACATATTTTCCCGACGAGGAAGTGTCATTTGTAGAAAAAGATATTGCTGAAACATATGAGGGTTGGAGGATATTTTTTGACGGagccgcaaacttcaaaggaaCGAGCATCGGAGctattttg gagttgctggtaatcggAGATTCAGATCTGCTGGTACATCAAGTACTCAGAGAATGGGctatcaagaacactaaaatattgCCATACTTGCACTGTGTGCAAGAtctgatcaagaggttcatgaagataATATTCAAGCATGTTTtgagaattcagaatgagttcgtaGATGCACTGGctaccttgtcttccatgatacaacatccagacaagaattttatCGATCCAATCCCGATAGAGATTCGTCAgcaaccagcttattgtgcccatgttgaagagaaGTTCTATGAAAATccatggtttcacgatatcaaggagtatttggaTAAAGGAGAATACCTAGAAAATGCTACACACACTCAGAAGCGCAAACTTTGA